Sequence from the Chloroflexota bacterium genome:
CCGACCTGCAGGTCGAGGCTGAGCCCGTCGCGCCGATCACCGATCCGGGGCCAGCCCGGCTTCAGTTAAGCCTGACGCTCAACAGCGACAGTGCGCGTATTGTGCAGGCGGAGATTGTCATCGCTCCCTCGGACGACACATCCAACATCCTCGAACGGTTCACTTTGGACCTCCAGGTTCCAGCCGGATCGAGCAGGCATCAGCGGGAGGTTCTTCTGCCGTCGGCCCGCCTCTGGCAGCCATGGGACCGGGGCCAGCCCTGTTTATACCAGGTATCGATCGTTCTGCGGGAAGCTGCGGTAGAGGGTTCTGAGAAGTCACAGGTACTGGACAGGGTTGGCGTGCGGGTTGGGGTTCGAAGGATTCAGCGGGAGTTGACTGGCGATGGCGCACCCTGGAACGTGGTTGTCAATGGACACACTCTTTTCCTGCGGGGAGCCAACTGGGTACCGGTGGATTCCCTCCAGGGACGGTCAGGCCTGCAGAACTATGGTCCCCTTTTGCAGCTTGCCAGGGAAGCTGGGCTCAATTTCCTGAGAGTGTGGGGAGGTGGCGGCCGCGAGAAAAAACTCTTTTATGACCTGTGCGATGAGATGGGCTTTCTTGTCTGGCAGGAATTCCCGATAGCCTGCGTATTCCTGGATCACCTGCCGCGGGATCGGGCTTATCTGGAGGTGTTGCGTCAGGAAACTGCCGGGATTGTCCGTGCCTTGCGCAATCATCCGTCGCTTTTCCTCTGGTGTGGGGGCAACGAGTTTAGTCCCCTGCGTAACCGTCCGGCGATCCGAACCATGGCTGAGGTTGTGGCGACAGAGGATCCGGAAAGGCCCTTCATTTCGGCTTCGCCCAGCATGGGGGACTCCCACAACTGGAACGTCTGGCACGGACTGGCTCCCCTGGCTGCCTATCGCGGGGAACATGCAGCGTTTGTCAGTGAGTTTGGCCTGCAGGCTGTTCCCCACATCGACTCCTTGCGGCGTTTCCTGCCCGCGATGCAATTGTGGCCACCGGGCACGGGGTGGGAACGCCACAAGGCCGACCTGGACAAGCTGACCCGCTATGCCCAATGGTTTCGCGACTCCGATAGCCGTGACGCGCCGGCAGACGAGGCACTGGAGTCTTTTGTCCGGGCCAGCCAACGCTGCCAGGCTGCCGGACTGCAGGTAATGGTGGAGCATGTTCGGCGACGCAAGGGACAAACCGGCGGCCTGGCGCTATGGCAGTGGAATGAGCCCTGGCCCGCCATCAGCTGGAGTGTCATCGATTACTTCGGGCAAGCGAAACGAGCTTATGATGTGCTGGCTCGTATCATGCAGCCGGTTCTGGTCAGCCTGTTATTCCCGCTGAAGCCAGTCAAAAGGGGTGATCAGTTGACGAGCGAGATATGGCTGG
This genomic interval carries:
- a CDS encoding glycoside hydrolase family 2 TIM barrel-domain containing protein, translating into MDSIPQRRHRDLATLTWMFSQVPSRPWPSSRQHVEFDMASVAGWLPATVPGNVRSDLLTAGLIPDPLLSDGLESSRWTEGVDWWYRTQLPLDMQPGDRAFLEFDGIDYLSAIFVDGQQIGLHQGMFSRQIVELPSNLCERSSVQLAVRIWGSDSLPEYSTNLWQSAWARIAAKAQDSFPPFDDRLASLKAPMHSGWDFAPRLRTMGIWDLCRLVICRGVYLADLQVEAEPVAPITDPGPARLQLSLTLNSDSARIVQAEIVIAPSDDTSNILERFTLDLQVPAGSSRHQREVLLPSARLWQPWDRGQPCLYQVSIVLREAAVEGSEKSQVLDRVGVRVGVRRIQRELTGDGAPWNVVVNGHTLFLRGANWVPVDSLQGRSGLQNYGPLLQLAREAGLNFLRVWGGGGREKKLFYDLCDEMGFLVWQEFPIACVFLDHLPRDRAYLEVLRQETAGIVRALRNHPSLFLWCGGNEFSPLRNRPAIRTMAEVVATEDPERPFISASPSMGDSHNWNVWHGLAPLAAYRGEHAAFVSEFGLQAVPHIDSLRRFLPAMQLWPPGTGWERHKADLDKLTRYAQWFRDSDSRDAPADEALESFVRASQRCQAAGLQVMVEHVRRRKGQTGGLALWQWNEPWPAISWSVIDYFGQAKRAYDVLARIMQPVLVSLLFPLKPVKRGDQLTSEIWLVNDRLTELAGCRLEVFLDEKLVHEQACSVGANRASPVGKMSIAMPSTAGELRVALWQGNRRLAENVYDLRHVDGGTAPATATILRQGVDWLLR